In one Streptomyces sp. T12 genomic region, the following are encoded:
- a CDS encoding DNA primase — MNRVGLGLAVGAGYVLGRTKKMKLAFAVGTLVAGKRMHLSPRAVTDMVSQQLQNNPQFKEIGEQLREDLRGVGGAASSALVERRLDALADRLHGRTAEMREQLSGAVPTPDLGAQDEESDEETEATEDEEPRAEDEDRESDEPEGHEESEESEEAEEEPEDEEPSGKAASKRAAPKKTAKKAAKKAPAKKTAAKKKTTAGRTAPKKAAAKRSGTGKSAARKTTGTRTAARSGRAARRSKGGDG; from the coding sequence ATGAACAGAGTGGGACTGGGCCTCGCGGTAGGGGCCGGATACGTCCTCGGACGGACGAAGAAGATGAAACTGGCGTTCGCCGTCGGCACGCTCGTGGCCGGCAAGCGGATGCATCTGAGCCCGCGGGCCGTCACGGACATGGTGTCCCAACAGCTCCAGAACAACCCGCAGTTCAAGGAGATCGGGGAACAGCTGCGCGAGGACCTGCGCGGCGTCGGCGGGGCGGCCTCCAGTGCCCTGGTCGAGCGACGGCTCGACGCGCTCGCCGACCGGCTGCACGGACGCACCGCCGAGATGCGCGAGCAGCTGTCGGGCGCGGTGCCGACACCGGACCTCGGCGCGCAGGACGAGGAGTCCGACGAGGAGACCGAGGCCACCGAGGACGAGGAGCCGCGCGCCGAGGACGAGGACCGCGAGTCCGACGAGCCCGAGGGGCACGAGGAGTCCGAGGAATCCGAGGAGGCCGAGGAGGAGCCCGAGGACGAGGAGCCGTCAGGGAAGGCGGCTTCGAAGCGGGCCGCGCCGAAGAAGACCGCCAAGAAGGCGGCCAAGAAGGCCCCCGCGAAGAAGACGGCGGCGAAGAAGAAGACCACCGCCGGCAGGACAGCGCCCAAGAAGGCCGCGGCGAAGCGGAGCGGGACCGGCAAGTCGGCCGCGAGGAAGACGACCGGAACTCGCACAGCCGCCCGTAGCGGCCGGGCAGCGCGCCGGTCGAAGGGCGGTGACGGGTGA
- a CDS encoding SRPBCC family protein, translating into MTETLGSAGSAGSAARGAAKQPLAGVAHREAADRLKAELQEYLAAQAQRMLVGAGRKLGEATVKLNDIAEGNSPGLGKLALDGGRKLADGKGPLRTALEVGAGHAKDSVVGAFKNLGGGKGKRKGGAGNKPTVIIEYVDVGVPLRTAYDQWTQYQDFSTFAKGVKSAKRADDTTSDWQLKVFWSNRSWKAHTTEQVPDDRIAWTSEGAKGTTKGVVSFHRLDDNLTRVLLVVEYYPQGLFEKTGNLWRAQGRRARLDLKNYVRFVTLKGEAEDGWRGEIRDGEVVRSHEDAVAEEDEEEEYDENEENEENGESDETGEYAEDAEPEDAYEEDEEDEDEEEPEDAYEEEDEYEDETEPEYAGGGSRR; encoded by the coding sequence ATGACCGAGACGCTCGGCTCCGCGGGCTCCGCGGGCTCCGCGGCCCGCGGAGCAGCGAAGCAGCCACTCGCCGGCGTGGCCCACAGAGAGGCCGCCGACCGGCTCAAGGCCGAACTGCAGGAGTACCTCGCCGCGCAGGCCCAGCGGATGCTGGTCGGCGCCGGCCGCAAACTCGGCGAGGCCACGGTCAAGCTGAACGACATAGCCGAAGGCAACAGCCCCGGCCTGGGCAAGCTCGCCCTCGACGGCGGCCGCAAGCTCGCCGACGGCAAGGGCCCGCTGCGCACCGCGCTGGAGGTCGGCGCCGGACACGCCAAGGACAGCGTGGTCGGCGCGTTCAAGAATCTCGGCGGCGGCAAGGGCAAACGCAAGGGCGGGGCGGGCAACAAGCCCACCGTCATCATCGAGTACGTCGACGTCGGCGTGCCGCTGCGCACCGCCTACGACCAGTGGACCCAGTACCAGGACTTCAGCACCTTCGCGAAGGGCGTGAAGAGCGCGAAACGCGCCGACGACACGACCTCCGACTGGCAGCTCAAGGTCTTCTGGTCCAACCGCAGCTGGAAGGCGCACACCACCGAGCAGGTGCCGGACGACCGGATCGCCTGGACGTCGGAGGGCGCGAAGGGCACCACGAAGGGCGTCGTCTCCTTCCACCGGCTCGACGACAACCTCACGCGCGTCCTGCTGGTCGTCGAGTACTACCCCCAGGGCCTGTTCGAGAAGACCGGCAACCTCTGGCGCGCCCAGGGCCGCCGGGCCCGCCTCGACCTCAAGAACTACGTCCGCTTCGTCACCCTCAAGGGAGAGGCGGAGGACGGCTGGCGCGGCGAGATCCGTGACGGCGAGGTCGTCCGCAGCCATGAGGACGCGGTCGCGGAAGAGGACGAGGAGGAGGAGTACGACGAGAACGAGGAGAACGAGGAGAACGGCGAGAGCGACGAGACCGGCGAGTACGCGGAGGACGCGGAGCCCGAGGACGCGTACGAGGAAGACGAAGAGGACGAGGACGAAGAGGAACCCGAGGACGCGTACGAGGAGGAGGACGAGTACGAGGACGAGACCGAGCCCGAGTACGCCGGCGGCGGGAGCCGACGATGA
- a CDS encoding gas vesicle protein, whose protein sequence is MTMSSRLPEPYGQGSGANLADILERVLDKGIVIAGDIRINLLDIELLTIKLRLIVASVDKAKEMGIDWWEDDPALSSGARRKELARENAELRERLARLEPAGEEEEAR, encoded by the coding sequence ATGACGATGTCCAGCCGGCTCCCCGAGCCCTACGGCCAGGGCAGCGGCGCCAACCTCGCCGACATCCTGGAACGGGTTCTGGACAAGGGCATCGTCATCGCGGGCGACATCCGGATCAACCTGCTCGACATCGAACTCCTCACCATCAAGCTGCGCCTCATCGTCGCCTCGGTCGACAAGGCGAAGGAAATGGGCATCGACTGGTGGGAGGACGACCCGGCACTGTCCTCCGGCGCCCGCCGCAAGGAACTCGCCCGGGAGAACGCGGAGTTGCGCGAGCGTCTGGCCCGGCTGGAGCCCGCCGGGGAAGAGGAGGAGGCCCGATGA
- a CDS encoding GvpL/GvpF family gas vesicle protein, with amino-acid sequence MTGLRYVYAVCRPFRSALQAQLSGVAGAPPKQLTHHGLIAVVSTVPEADFAEEPLRAHLEDLDWLTATARAHQTVIDALTVVTTPLPLRLATVFRDDSGVRTMMEAREEDFRRVLDRLEGRVEWGVKVYAETEPTKAPKPPGPLTPAERAGPTERAGLTEAAGTGRPEPKAVSGRDYLRRRRMQTRAREDVWHRAAAFSGRLHERLSSFAEDSRLHAPQNSALSRAPGQNVINAAYLVPRADSEEFVELVDRAKDDAPGIRVELTGPWAAYSFTGEFAGEFTEEEPEVGP; translated from the coding sequence ATGACCGGCCTGCGCTACGTCTACGCCGTCTGCCGTCCCTTTCGCTCCGCCCTCCAGGCCCAGCTGTCGGGGGTCGCCGGGGCGCCGCCGAAGCAGCTGACGCACCACGGCCTGATCGCCGTGGTCAGTACGGTGCCCGAGGCGGACTTCGCCGAGGAGCCGCTGCGCGCCCACCTGGAGGACCTGGACTGGCTCACCGCGACGGCCCGTGCCCACCAGACGGTCATCGACGCGCTCACCGTCGTCACCACACCGCTGCCGCTGCGGCTGGCCACCGTGTTCCGGGACGACAGCGGCGTCCGGACCATGATGGAGGCCCGCGAGGAGGACTTCCGGCGCGTCCTCGACCGGCTGGAAGGGCGGGTGGAGTGGGGCGTCAAGGTCTACGCCGAAACGGAGCCGACCAAGGCACCGAAGCCCCCCGGGCCTTTGACGCCGGCGGAGCGCGCCGGGCCCACGGAGCGCGCCGGACTTACGGAAGCCGCGGGCACCGGTCGGCCGGAGCCCAAGGCCGTGTCGGGCCGCGACTATCTGCGTCGGCGGCGCATGCAGACGCGGGCCCGCGAGGACGTGTGGCACCGGGCCGCCGCATTCTCCGGCCGACTGCACGAAAGGCTTTCCTCGTTCGCCGAGGATTCCCGGCTGCACGCCCCGCAGAACTCCGCACTTTCCCGTGCCCCCGGGCAGAATGTGATCAACGCCGCCTATCTGGTGCCGCGCGCGGATTCCGAGGAATTCGTGGAACTGGTGGACCGGGCCAAGGACGACGCCCCCGGAATCCGGGTCGAACTCACCGGACCCTGGGCGGCCTATTCCTTCACGGGGGAGTTCGCGGGGGAGTTCACGGAGGAAGAGCCGGAGGTGGGGCCGTGA
- a CDS encoding gas vesicle protein codes for MTVVERREIALVDLLDRLLAGGVVVTGDVTLRIADVDLVRIDLNALISSVNEQVPSPWGELT; via the coding sequence GTGACCGTCGTCGAACGCCGTGAGATCGCCCTCGTGGACCTGCTCGACCGGCTGCTCGCCGGAGGCGTCGTCGTCACGGGGGACGTCACCCTGCGCATCGCGGACGTCGACCTCGTCCGCATCGACCTGAACGCGCTGATCAGCTCTGTCAACGAGCAGGTCCCGTCACCCTGGGGGGAGTTGACATGA
- a CDS encoding gas vesicle protein K, which yields MTSRRNRLDLEPDTVERDLVKLVLTVVELLRQLMERQALRRFDEGDLSEEQEERIGLTLMLLDDRMTELRERYGLRPEDLNLDLGPLGPLLPRE from the coding sequence ATGACGTCACGCCGCAACCGGCTGGACCTCGAACCCGACACCGTGGAACGCGACCTGGTGAAACTCGTGCTGACGGTGGTGGAGTTGCTGCGCCAGCTCATGGAACGCCAGGCACTGCGCCGCTTCGACGAGGGCGACCTGAGCGAGGAGCAGGAGGAACGGATCGGGCTCACGCTGATGCTGCTCGACGACCGTATGACCGAGCTGCGCGAGCGCTACGGACTGCGGCCCGAGGACCTGAACCTGGACCTCGGGCCGCTGGGACCGCTGCTTCCCAGGGAATGA
- a CDS encoding class I SAM-dependent methyltransferase, with product MSKAQETAVYTHGHHESVLRSHTWRTAANSAAYLLGSLKPHMRILDVGCGPGTITADLAALVPDGHVTGVDRAPEILEQARATAAGRGLTNVGFAVADVHALDFPDDTFCVVHAHQVLQHVGDPVGALREMKRVTKPGGFIAVRDSDYAAMTWYPASRGMDDWLDLYHRVARANGGEPDAGRRLKSWALRAGLTDVTATSSTWTYATPDERAWWSGLWADRTLASAYGERATEGGHASAEQLRAVSEAWREWGRQEDGWFSVLHGEILCRKEA from the coding sequence ATGTCGAAGGCCCAGGAAACCGCCGTCTACACGCACGGGCACCACGAGTCCGTGCTGCGTTCGCACACCTGGCGCACCGCCGCCAACTCGGCGGCCTATCTGCTCGGCTCGCTGAAGCCGCACATGAGGATCCTGGACGTCGGCTGCGGACCGGGCACGATCACCGCCGACCTGGCGGCCCTGGTCCCCGACGGACACGTCACCGGTGTCGACCGGGCGCCGGAGATCCTGGAGCAGGCCCGGGCCACGGCCGCCGGACGGGGTCTGACGAACGTCGGGTTCGCCGTCGCGGACGTGCACGCCCTGGACTTCCCGGACGACACGTTCTGCGTGGTCCACGCCCACCAGGTGCTCCAGCACGTCGGCGATCCGGTCGGGGCGCTGCGCGAGATGAAGCGGGTCACCAAGCCCGGCGGGTTCATCGCGGTCCGCGACTCGGACTACGCGGCCATGACCTGGTACCCCGCGTCCCGGGGGATGGACGACTGGCTGGACCTGTACCACCGCGTCGCCCGCGCCAACGGCGGCGAACCGGACGCCGGGCGCCGGCTGAAGTCCTGGGCGCTGCGGGCGGGGCTCACGGACGTCACGGCCACTTCGAGCACCTGGACCTACGCCACGCCGGACGAGCGGGCCTGGTGGAGCGGCCTGTGGGCGGATCGCACGCTGGCCTCGGCGTATGGCGAGCGGGCCACGGAGGGCGGGCACGCGAGCGCCGAGCAGCTGCGGGCCGTTTCGGAGGCGTGGCGGGAGTGGGGACGGCAGGAGGACGGCTGGTTCAGCGTGCTCCACGGGGAGATTCTGTGCCGAAAGGAAGCCTGA
- a CDS encoding bifunctional phosphatase PAP2/diacylglycerol kinase family protein: protein MSPDVDLTVPKPGRHALRDRLLALDSRLFEFAAERNWPYAERVLPRLSRSANHGVLWFATAAAIAAGSTPRGRRAAARGLASLSLASLTINTLGKRSVRRPRPVLDPVPLVRQLKRQPITTSFPSGHAASAAAFATGVALESPAWGLVVAPIAWSVALSRVYTGVHFPSDVLAGAALGTGAAFAVRGMVPTRDRLIPPARPRTDVPALPDGAGLVVVANKGARTADRVHALLDALPRAEVVECEPDYIGAELNKAAARARVLGVCGGDGTVNAAAEVALRHGLPLAVLPGGTLNHFAHDLGVEDERDLIRAVRRGEAVRVDVGRFTCDGQHGLFLNTCSLGVYPELVRKRDRFSPRIGAWPAGVLATLRVLRSDRHPLHTEVAGRAHPLWLLFAGNGTYHRLGLAPARRLDLADGVLDVRVVHGGRRPALRLLAAALAGPLTRSPAHAAVQVGRLHLSGVTPGALLAYDGEVTEVGGEVTLEKLPEALTVYRPLPGT, encoded by the coding sequence ATGAGCCCAGACGTCGACCTCACCGTCCCGAAGCCCGGCCGGCACGCCCTGCGCGACCGGCTCCTCGCCCTCGACTCCCGGCTGTTCGAGTTCGCCGCCGAGCGGAACTGGCCGTATGCCGAGCGGGTCCTGCCGCGGCTGAGCCGGAGCGCGAACCACGGGGTGCTGTGGTTCGCGACGGCCGCCGCCATCGCCGCCGGCAGTACGCCACGGGGCCGCCGGGCCGCGGCTCGGGGTCTCGCCTCGCTGAGCCTGGCCTCGCTGACCATCAACACCCTCGGCAAGCGGTCGGTACGCCGTCCCCGCCCCGTCCTGGACCCCGTACCGCTGGTCCGGCAGCTGAAGCGGCAGCCGATCACCACCTCGTTCCCGTCGGGTCACGCCGCGTCGGCGGCCGCGTTCGCGACCGGTGTCGCCCTGGAGTCGCCCGCGTGGGGCCTGGTGGTGGCCCCGATCGCCTGGTCGGTCGCGCTGTCGCGCGTCTACACCGGCGTCCACTTCCCGAGCGACGTGCTGGCGGGCGCGGCCCTGGGCACGGGTGCGGCGTTCGCGGTGCGGGGCATGGTGCCGACGCGTGATCGGCTGATCCCACCGGCCCGGCCTCGTACGGACGTTCCGGCGCTGCCGGACGGAGCCGGGCTCGTCGTGGTGGCCAACAAGGGGGCGCGCACGGCAGACCGGGTGCACGCCCTGCTGGACGCGCTGCCGCGCGCCGAGGTCGTCGAGTGCGAACCGGACTACATTGGCGCCGAGTTGAACAAGGCGGCGGCCCGCGCGCGGGTACTCGGCGTGTGCGGCGGCGACGGCACGGTGAACGCGGCCGCCGAGGTGGCCCTGCGGCACGGTCTGCCCCTCGCCGTGCTGCCCGGCGGCACGCTGAACCACTTCGCCCACGACCTGGGCGTGGAGGACGAACGCGATCTGATCCGCGCCGTCCGGCGGGGCGAGGCCGTGCGCGTGGACGTGGGCCGGTTCACCTGCGACGGACAGCACGGCCTGTTCCTCAACACCTGCAGCCTGGGCGTGTATCCGGAGCTGGTGCGCAAGCGCGACCGCTTCTCGCCCCGGATCGGCGCCTGGCCGGCCGGCGTGCTCGCGACCCTGCGCGTCCTGCGCAGCGACCGCCACCCGCTGCACACCGAAGTCGCCGGCCGCGCCCACCCGTTGTGGCTGCTGTTCGCCGGGAACGGCACCTACCACCGGCTGGGCCTCGCGCCCGCCCGCCGCCTGGACCTCGCGGACGGCGTACTCGACGTACGGGTCGTGCACGGCGGCCGCCGCCCCGCTCTGCGCCTGCTCGCGGCCGCCCTCGCGGGCCCGCTGACCCGCTCTCCGGCCCATGCGGCGGTCCAGGTGGGCCGACTGCACCTGTCGGGGGTCACCCCGGGCGCGCTCCTCGCGTACGACGGCGAAGTCACCGAGGTGGGGGGCGAGGTGACGCTGGAGAAGCTGCCGGAGGCGCTGACGGTCTACCGTCCACTGCCGGGCACCTGA
- a CDS encoding histidine phosphatase family protein, translated as MRLLLVRHGQTPSNVEYLLDTAVPGAGLTALGEQQAAALPAALADEDIEAIYASTLIRTQLTAAPLAAVHRLDVLVRDGIREVFAGELEMLRGDTEAGHAYMKTVFAWAAGDTELHMPGGESGAQALARYDAVVAEAADSGAGTVVMVSHGAAIRLWTAARAGNVDVAFAAARPLDNTGVVILEGSPSDGWKALTWAGAVVAPAGEGGPTGRPVDAE; from the coding sequence ATGCGCCTGCTCCTCGTCCGCCACGGACAGACGCCCTCCAACGTGGAGTACCTGCTGGACACGGCCGTCCCCGGGGCCGGCCTGACCGCACTCGGCGAACAGCAGGCCGCCGCCCTCCCAGCGGCGCTGGCCGACGAGGACATCGAGGCGATCTACGCCTCCACGCTGATCCGCACCCAGCTCACCGCCGCCCCGCTGGCTGCCGTGCACCGCCTCGACGTGCTCGTGCGCGACGGGATCCGTGAGGTGTTCGCGGGGGAGCTGGAGATGCTGCGCGGTGACACGGAGGCCGGGCACGCCTACATGAAGACCGTGTTCGCCTGGGCGGCCGGCGACACGGAGCTGCACATGCCGGGTGGTGAGAGCGGGGCGCAGGCGCTGGCGCGCTATGACGCCGTGGTGGCGGAGGCCGCCGACAGCGGGGCCGGGACCGTGGTGATGGTGAGCCACGGTGCCGCGATCCGCTTGTGGACGGCGGCGCGGGCGGGCAACGTCGACGTCGCCTTCGCCGCCGCGCGGCCGCTCGACAACACCGGCGTGGTGATCCTGGAGGGGTCACCGTCCGATGGGTGGAAGGCGCTGACCTGGGCGGGGGCTGTGGTGGCTCCGGCGGGGGAGGGTGGGCCGACGGGGCGGCCGGTGGACGCCGAGTAG
- a CDS encoding ABC-F family ATP-binding cassette domain-containing protein: MGHLEAAHLEYYLPDGRALLGDVSFRVGEGAVVALVGPNGAGKTTLLRLISGELKPHGGTVTVSGGLGVMRQFVGSVRDETTVRDLLVSVAPPRIREAAKAVDTAEHALMTVDDEAAQLKYAQALADWAEARGYEAETLWDMCTTAALGVPYEKAQWRQVRTLSGGEQKRLVLEALLRGTDEVLLLDEPDNYLDVPGKRWLEERLKETRKTVLFVSHDRELLARAAEKIVSVEPSPAGADAWVHGGGFATYHEARRQRFARFEELRKRWDEKHAQLKKLVLTLRQAAENSPDMASRYRAAQTRLRKFEEAGPPPEPPREQDIRMRLKGGRTGMRAVTCKGLELTGLMKPFSLEVFYGERVAVLGSNGSGKSHFLRLLAGDDVAHTGEWKLGARVVPGHFAQTHAHPELMGRTLLDILWKEHAQDRGAAMSRLRRYELTHQAEQAFDRLSGGQQARFQILLLELEGVTALLLDEPTDNLDLESAEALQEGLEAFEGTVLAVTHDRWFARSFDRYLVFGSDGRVRETPEPVWDERRVERPR, from the coding sequence ATGGGACACCTGGAAGCCGCGCACCTCGAGTACTACCTCCCCGACGGGAGGGCGTTGCTCGGCGACGTGTCGTTCCGGGTGGGCGAAGGCGCCGTCGTGGCGCTCGTCGGGCCCAACGGTGCCGGCAAGACGACCCTGCTGCGGCTGATCTCCGGCGAGCTGAAACCGCACGGCGGCACCGTCACCGTCAGTGGCGGCCTCGGCGTGATGCGGCAGTTCGTGGGATCCGTACGGGACGAGACGACCGTACGCGACCTGCTCGTGTCGGTCGCGCCGCCCCGCATCCGCGAGGCCGCGAAGGCCGTCGACACCGCCGAGCACGCCCTCATGACCGTCGACGACGAGGCCGCCCAGCTCAAGTACGCGCAGGCGCTCGCCGACTGGGCCGAGGCGCGCGGGTACGAGGCCGAGACGCTGTGGGACATGTGCACCACGGCCGCGCTCGGCGTGCCGTACGAGAAGGCGCAGTGGCGCCAGGTGCGCACGCTCTCCGGCGGTGAGCAGAAGCGGCTGGTGCTGGAGGCGCTGCTGCGCGGCACCGACGAGGTGCTGCTGCTCGACGAGCCCGACAACTACCTCGACGTACCCGGCAAGCGGTGGCTGGAGGAGCGGCTGAAGGAGACCCGCAAGACGGTCCTCTTCGTCTCCCACGACCGTGAACTCCTCGCCCGCGCCGCCGAGAAGATCGTCTCCGTGGAACCCTCGCCTGCCGGGGCCGACGCCTGGGTGCACGGCGGCGGCTTCGCGACGTACCACGAGGCGCGGCGCCAGCGCTTCGCCCGCTTCGAGGAGTTGCGCAAACGCTGGGACGAGAAGCACGCGCAGCTGAAGAAGCTGGTGCTGACCCTCCGTCAAGCCGCCGAGAACAGCCCCGACATGGCCTCCCGTTACCGGGCCGCCCAGACCAGGCTGCGCAAGTTCGAGGAGGCGGGACCGCCGCCGGAGCCGCCGCGCGAGCAGGACATCAGGATGCGGCTGAAGGGCGGCCGTACCGGGATGAGGGCCGTCACCTGCAAGGGGCTTGAGCTCACGGGTCTGATGAAGCCGTTCTCCCTGGAGGTCTTCTACGGCGAACGCGTCGCCGTCCTCGGCTCCAACGGCTCCGGCAAGTCGCACTTCCTGCGTCTGCTGGCCGGCGACGACGTCGCGCACACGGGCGAGTGGAAGCTGGGCGCGCGCGTCGTGCCCGGCCACTTCGCGCAGACGCACGCGCACCCCGAGCTGATGGGCCGGACCCTCCTCGACATCCTGTGGAAGGAGCACGCCCAGGACCGGGGCGCCGCGATGTCCCGGCTGCGCCGCTACGAGCTCACCCATCAGGCCGAGCAGGCCTTCGACCGCCTCTCCGGCGGCCAGCAGGCCCGCTTCCAGATCCTCCTGCTGGAGCTGGAGGGGGTCACGGCCCTGCTCCTCGACGAGCCGACCGACAACCTCGACCTGGAGTCCGCGGAGGCGCTCCAGGAGGGGCTGGAGGCCTTCGAGGGCACGGTGCTGGCGGTGACGCACGACCGCTGGTTCGCCCGCTCCTTCGACCGTTACCTGGTCTTCGGCAGCGACGGGCGCGTCCGCGAGACACCGGAGCCGGTGTGGGACGAACGGAGGGTGGAGCGGCCGCGGTAG
- a CDS encoding Vms1/Ankzf1 family peptidyl-tRNA hydrolase: MDLAFLHPLYEHSGPWASVYVDTSRHTEDTPHERHLTAQALSRELAEQGADDATCRAVRNALEELEHSSEPHGRAVFARAGEVVLDPPLARAPLRDSAHWAPLPHTAPLLELAGEDPVCVVAYVDRKGAAFELRTALGRQDVGSVTGRQHPIHRTSTVDWSERHFQLKVENTWEHNAAEIADALTVCQEETRADLLILVGDDRERRTVHDRLPQRLHDLVVEAPHGTGSRLLDADVEQAREDHVRQRAERELERFLAARAPDPEGRSAAVEGVPALIEAAREHRIDELLIRPDAPDAHREVWIGEDPDQVAVRRTDLKILGEQRSWAARADDALIRCAVATGAPALSVTPAAPATEPAGGLGALLRWT; this comes from the coding sequence ATGGATCTCGCCTTTCTGCATCCACTGTACGAACACTCCGGGCCCTGGGCCTCCGTGTACGTGGACACCTCCCGGCACACGGAGGACACACCGCATGAGCGCCACCTGACCGCCCAGGCCCTGTCCCGGGAACTGGCCGAGCAGGGCGCCGACGACGCGACCTGCCGGGCCGTACGGAACGCGCTGGAGGAGTTGGAGCACTCCTCCGAGCCCCATGGACGTGCGGTCTTCGCCCGAGCGGGTGAGGTGGTCCTGGATCCGCCCCTGGCCCGCGCCCCGCTGCGCGACAGCGCCCACTGGGCGCCGCTGCCGCACACCGCGCCGCTGCTGGAGCTGGCGGGTGAGGACCCGGTCTGTGTGGTGGCCTACGTCGATCGCAAGGGCGCCGCCTTCGAGCTGCGCACCGCGCTGGGCCGGCAGGACGTCGGTTCGGTCACCGGCCGGCAGCATCCGATCCACCGTACGAGCACGGTCGACTGGTCCGAGCGGCACTTCCAGCTCAAGGTGGAGAACACCTGGGAGCACAACGCGGCCGAGATCGCCGACGCGCTCACCGTCTGCCAGGAGGAGACCCGCGCCGACCTGCTGATCCTCGTGGGTGACGACCGGGAGCGGCGGACCGTGCACGACCGGCTGCCGCAGCGGCTGCACGACCTCGTGGTCGAGGCCCCGCACGGCACCGGCAGCAGGCTGCTCGACGCGGACGTCGAACAGGCGCGCGAGGACCATGTACGGCAGCGGGCGGAACGCGAGCTGGAACGGTTCCTGGCGGCCCGCGCGCCGGATCCCGAGGGGCGCTCCGCCGCGGTGGAGGGCGTACCGGCGCTGATCGAGGCCGCGCGGGAGCACCGTATCGACGAACTCCTGATTCGCCCGGACGCTCCCGACGCCCACCGCGAGGTGTGGATCGGCGAGGATCCGGACCAGGTGGCGGTACGCCGTACGGACCTGAAGATCCTCGGCGAGCAGCGCTCCTGGGCGGCCCGTGCGGATGACGCGCTGATCCGGTGCGCGGTCGCGACGGGCGCACCCGCGCTGTCGGTGACACCGGCGGCCCCGGCCACGGAGCCGGCGGGCGGGCTGGGGGCACTGTTGCGCTGGACCTGA
- a CDS encoding DUF6158 family protein, whose protein sequence is MNEHDERGTTMTGVDPGRLDDQQLMKELETIHRTRHDTLLYGSNDALRAHNERMAQLEGEYLRRNPRRTVAAGRTREGARDRCAGSPEPTVPPV, encoded by the coding sequence ATGAATGAACACGACGAGCGGGGCACCACCATGACCGGAGTCGACCCCGGCCGGCTGGACGACCAACAGCTCATGAAAGAGCTGGAGACCATCCACCGGACGCGCCACGACACGCTGCTGTACGGCTCGAACGACGCGCTGCGGGCCCACAACGAACGCATGGCGCAGCTGGAGGGCGAGTACCTGCGCCGCAACCCACGCCGCACGGTGGCCGCGGGCCGAACCCGCGAGGGCGCCCGCGACCGCTGCGCGGGCAGCCCGGAGCCGACGGTCCCGCCGGTGTGA
- a CDS encoding type 1 glutamine amidotransferase domain-containing protein, which produces MRIAFLTAPEGVEQVELTDPWQAAVDAGHEPVLVSTKPGTIQAFHHLDKAEKFPVQEVVGETSADSFGGLVLPGGVANPDYLRMNRKAVAFVRDFFEQGRPVAAICHAPWTLVEADVVRGRVLTSWPSLQTDIRNAGGTWVDEQVRICDHGPNKLVTSRKPNDLKAFCETFLDVFAKESEEAGRR; this is translated from the coding sequence ATGCGTATCGCTTTTCTGACCGCACCCGAGGGCGTCGAGCAGGTCGAGCTCACCGATCCGTGGCAGGCGGCGGTGGACGCGGGGCACGAGCCGGTGCTCGTGTCGACGAAGCCGGGCACGATCCAGGCGTTCCATCATCTCGACAAGGCGGAGAAGTTCCCCGTGCAGGAGGTCGTCGGCGAGACGTCGGCCGACTCCTTCGGCGGGCTCGTCCTGCCGGGCGGGGTCGCCAATCCGGACTATCTGCGGATGAACCGCAAGGCCGTCGCGTTCGTGCGGGACTTCTTCGAGCAGGGCCGGCCGGTCGCCGCGATCTGCCACGCCCCGTGGACGCTGGTGGAGGCGGACGTCGTACGCGGCCGGGTGCTGACCTCCTGGCCGAGCCTGCAGACCGACATCCGCAACGCGGGCGGCACCTGGGTCGACGAGCAGGTGCGCATCTGCGACCACGGCCCCAACAAGCTGGTCACCAGCCGTAAGCCGAACGATCTGAAGGCCTTCTGCGAGACGTTCCTCGACGTGTTCGCCAAGGAGTCCGAGGAGGCGGGCCGACGCTGA
- a CDS encoding CBS domain-containing protein produces MADFVRDVMTPGVVAVRPDASLVEAAQLMRAQDIGDVVVADGQQVVGLLTDRDITVRAVADGADPLTVSVQSVCTRDPVMIDPGERVSVAVSLMREHAVRRLPVVENGLPVGVVSLGDLAENQDPESALAEISRAAPDE; encoded by the coding sequence ATGGCTGATTTCGTGAGGGACGTCATGACACCGGGGGTGGTCGCCGTCCGTCCGGACGCCTCCCTCGTCGAGGCCGCACAGCTGATGCGCGCGCAGGACATCGGCGATGTGGTGGTGGCCGACGGGCAGCAGGTCGTGGGCCTGCTCACCGACCGTGACATCACGGTGCGGGCGGTCGCGGACGGCGCCGATCCGCTGACGGTGAGCGTCCAGTCCGTGTGCACCCGGGACCCGGTGATGATCGACCCGGGCGAGCGCGTGTCCGTCGCGGTCTCACTGATGCGCGAGCACGCGGTACGGCGACTGCCGGTGGTGGAGAACGGCTTGCCGGTCGGCGTGGTCAGCCTCGGCGACCTGGCCGAGAACCAGGACCCCGAGTCGGCACTGGCCGAGATCAGCCGCGCCGCTCCGGACGAGTAG